TTACGACAGATGCAGTACTTTTTGACTCCCTGTATGTTGTGGGTGTTCGAGCAGATAATCAAGCAAAGTTTAACACCTATATCGTCAATTATATTAATGAGGCATACCGACATTACAAACCAATTGGGATTGCTGCAACAGGCACGACATTTTTTAATATGTCGAATGCGAACGTTGGTCCAGGCATCGTGTTAGCAACTGGAAATGCAGGATTTGCTAAAAAATTTGTCGATGCTATTGCCCAACAACGTTTTTGGCAACGTAATATTTATTGATCTGAAGTCGTTTTAGGGAACGCACTGCTCTAACGTACCACAACAGCATAGCAAAAAAGTGTTAGATTGATGAAGGTCAATCTAACACTTTTTCTCTTTTGTCCTAGTCTCTTTCAGTCTTTCATTATATCGTATATACTTGTATGGACTATATTTTGAGAGAGGGACCAATTTTATGAAGTGCATAAGGAAAATAATAATATTTTTTGTTGTGCTTGTCTGCTTCTTCATAGCTACATCAGATGAGGCTTTTGCAACACAGGCGACAAAATTTTACGAATCTAGTAATGCCAAAGGTGTTACAGTCATTAACTATCATTCGTTTGGGGATTACAAGGAAATAGCAAATATTAATATTACAGAAAAGCTCTTTCGTGAGCAACTGAAGATGCTAAAGGATAATGGCTATACAACAATTACGGAGGAGCAGCTTGTCGCTTATTTACAAGGCCACGGTCGTATCCCAGAGAAATCTGTATTTTTAACGATAGATGATGGCTATGAAAGCGTTTATAAGATAGCTTATCCTATTTTAAAAGAAATGGGCATGCAAGCAACATTATTTGTTATTGCCAATGACGTAGAAATAGGCTTCAGAAAAAATGTACCAATGGCGAATTGGCAGCAAATTAAGGAAATGTCCGACTCTGGCATTATTCATATCGGCAACCATACATATGATTTACATTGGCGTGGTAAAAATGACACAGCAAAACATGAGGCCATGATACTTAATCAAAAGAAAAATGGAGAGCCCCTTACAAATGAGGAGCGTCGACGATACATTCAAGAGGATGTTACAAAGGCGCATCAATTAATCGAAAAATATACAGGGAAAGCACCAAAATCCTTTGCTTACCCATATGGTGTGTATGATCGAATTGCAGAGAAAGCTGTAAAAGAAGCGGGTTATACAATCGATTATTCTACACAAGGTGGTTATAATCTATTTGGTCAAGGAACCGTCCATATTAAACGAATTGATTCTAGCAATCGTGTATCGGCAAATGAGTTAAAAAAGATTTTACAAAAATATTTAACACAGGCAGAACAACAATATTATCACCGAGATATTCAAGTGGAGGCAAAAGTTGCAGCAAATAAAGTTATGCTAAAAGCTTGGTTGAAAAGTGATATGAATAAAGGCAAGCTCCATGCTAAAGAAGCGCGTTTTGAGCTTTATAAAATGGTAAATGGAGAACGTCAACTTCAGCGTAACTTTGGCAGTTACAGAGTGGCAGCAAGCACGAATGCACGAGCAATGTCAACAGAAGAAAATATTTCAAATTACGAAGCGGGAGGTTATTCTGTTAAAACAATTCTTATTAAGCAAGACGGAAGTAAAGAAGTTTTCTGGATTAATTTTAATAAATAGAATCGCGGGTAAAGCGCCTTGCATCGCGGATAAAGTACAGTATTTCGCGGGTAAAGCGCCTTGCATCGCGGGTAAAGTATAGTATTTCGCGGGTAACTCACGTGGCCTTATATGTCATTGCATTCAAATTTTGTAAATGTTAAGGTGGTAAATGAGGTGAAAAAAAGTGAAACAATTTGATATTGCAATAATTGGTGCAGGTCCAGGGGGATACGTTGCAGCCATTCATGCAGCTAAAAGTGGGATGAAAGTAGCTTTAGTAGAGCGTGATAAAGTGGGAGGAGCTTGCTATAATGTTGGCTGTATTCCATCGAAAATTTTGTTAGAACATAGTAAGCTCGTGCAGGAGATACAACGAGGCAATGATTGGGGCATTGAAACGCCAGCTTTGAATGTGAATTTCCCACGCTTAATGCAGCGTAAAAATGCTGTTATCCAGGAGCTTTTAGAAAATATTGAACACTTTATCGTGAGCAATCACATTACATTTTATCGTGGTGAGGCGATGGTTGCTGCCGATTTAACGGTAACAGTAAATCAAGAGACCTTTTTAGCGAAGGACATAATTTTAGCAACTGGTAGTAAGCCATTTGTGCCACCATTTAAAGGCTTAGAAAGCGCAACTTATTATACAACGGATACTTTTTTCGATATAGAAGAACTTCCACAGCAGCTAACGATTATCGGTGGTGGTGTTATTGCAGTGGAAATGGCATTTAGCTTGGCACCACTCGGAACGAAAGTAAGAATGTTGAATCATAGTGAAGATATTTTACAGACAGAAGAACCTGATGCTCGACCAATAATTCGAGAAAAGATGAAAAAACTTGGTATTGAGCTTATTACCGATTTCCAATTTGAGCATTTTAATGGAAATGAAATTCATACATCTAAAGGAATTTATACATACGAGCACTTATTATTTGCTACAGGGCGCCGCCCAAATACGGAAACTGCCCAGCAGCTTGGACTTGATTTTGATGGTCGATTAATTGCTGTAAATAAGCATTATGAAACGAGTCAACCACATATTTATGCCATTGGTGACTTAGTTGGAGGCTACCAGCTAGCTCATGCTGCTAGTGCAGAGGGTATCTATGTTGTAGACCATATTTTAGGGGCAAAACGCACATTGATTGACCAAGAACTAATTCCTCGTTGCGTCTATACACATCCTGAAATTGCGACATTCGGCTTGCTAGAAGATCAAGTTGAACAAGCGTATACTGTGATAAAACTGCCGATTAACACTAATTCAAAAGCGTTAATGGAGGGCAATGACGAAGGCTTTGTTAAGCTTATTGCAACGAAAGAGGAAGGGTATATTTTAGGAGCGTGTGTGGTAGCTGATGGTGCGACCGAAATGCTCAACGCCATTTTAGCGACGAAAAATGCTGGAGGTACAGTAAAAGTATTGGCAGACATGATATTTCCTCATCCAACAGTATCGGAGCATATTGGTGATGCCGCAAAAGCTGTATTTGGGAAAGCGATACATCAATAACATCATAAAGAGTTGTCACATGTTAGTTGTGGCAACTCTTTATTATTTTCTAAATTCCGATAAAGTTTATTGACTTTATAAAATATTATGTTAAATTAAGTTTATATGATTACTTGGTATTTAATTGCGCTGACTAGATATCTAGAGGCTTCTATTTTACACAACAATTCTCTTGTTGACTGTAAATAGAAGCCTCTTTGTAGTTTTCAGGAAACAGGGTTTAGTGCAACGTCCATTGCGGAGCTTGGATTTAATTGATTACAAACACGATAAAGGGAGTGTCCTATATGACAAATGTAGTGATTATCAATGGTAGCAATACAAGGAATTCACGTGTAACGGCCATTCAAGAAAAGGTTGAGCGATTTTTTACCGCGCATAGTGTAACAATACACACAAATTATGTACATGAGCTGCCTGCTGATGCGTTAATAACAGCAAACTACGCAAACGATGACATTATAGCGGAAAATAAAAAGGTTGAGGAGGCAGATATTGTAGTCGTTTTAACACCGATTTATAAAGCATCATATACAGGCATCTTAAAAACCTATTTAGATTTATTGCCACAAAAAGCATTGGTTGGGAAAACGGTTTTACCAATAGCAGTTGGTGGTTCAATTGGCCATTTACTAGCGTTAGAATATGCTCTTAAGCCTATATTGGCAGTATTAGGTGCAACAAATATTGCCCATTCCGTATATATTGTCGATAAACAAATTATTCGTCTAGAAAATGGGAACTTTGCCATTGAGGATGATGCAAATAATCGACTAGAAGCTGAACTTAATAAATTACAAAACATTGTAGCGATTAATTAACAATAAAAACGTGTTAGATTGACTGCCATCAATCTAACACGTTTTGCTATGCCGTTGTTGCCTGCATCTTACATTGTGTGCGGTTCCCACAGGAATCACCACTTCTTCTGAGCAGGTTTACGTTCGGCGTCCTTTTTCATTTAGCTGTTATTAATTTATTTCCGGTTCTTCCAGTAACGAGTCTTTATCCGCCGGTGTTGTAGAAAGATATAAAAAAGCCTCATCTTGTAATAACAATAATTTCTCTTCACATATACCGTGCGATAATGCTCCTGAAAAAATGGATTCCCACCAAGTTCCTGTTGTCGTTGTCATTTATCTACGCCCCCGTTTCGATGTTTAATATGTAGTTGTATATTTCCCGAGAATCTCAAAATAAAACATGGCATCCTTAGTTACTATTTCTGTTTTTTTACAGCATCACCTATTTCAGAAAGAGGATTTTTGACCTTAAATGTTGTATCGTATAGTCAAAGATAGTTTGTTTCAAAAAAGACAGAACTATGTATCGCATTTTAAAAAAAGGGGTGTTTTTTTATGAATTTTACGCCACAAGATGTTGAAAATATGATTACAGAGCAGCGTCAATTTTATTTTTCTCGCGCTACAAAAGATGTAAAGTTTCGCAAAGAACAATTAATAAAACTAAAGAAAACTATTTTAAAGTATGAAAAAGAAATTTTAAATGCATTGTATTTAGACTTAAGAAAAAGCGAGTTTGAGGCATATGCAACAGAAATAGGTATTGTCCTTGAAAGTATTTCTTATATGGTGAAAAATCTGGAAGAGTGGATGAAGCCTGAAACAGTTAAAACTCCGATTCAACTTCAAATGGGGAAAAGTTTTATTGTTCGAGAGCCGTATGGCGTCACATTAATTATCGGGCCTTTTAATTATCCATTTCAGCTAGTTATTGAGCCTCTCATTGGCGCAATTATAGGTGGCAATACGGCTATTGTAAAACCATCAGAAACGTCTGTGCATACCGCTAATATTGTGAAAAAAATCATTGAAGAAACATTCGAGCCTTCCTATATTCGTGTTGTAGAAGGAGAAAAGGAAGAAGTGAACGCACTGATTCACGCTTCATTTGACTATATATTCTTTACTGGCAGTGTAGCGGTCGGTAAAGTAGTGGCAAAGGTGGCAGCTGAACGATTAACGCCGATTGCACTTGAACTTGGTGGTAAGAGCCCAGCCATTGTTGACCAAACGGCTAATTTGGAAGTGGCTGCTAAACGTATTGCATGGGGGAAATTCACAAATACTGGTCAAACTTGTGTAGCACCAGACTATTTACTTGTCCATAAAGACGTTTATGATCGATTTATGAAGTTGTTAAAGGATACGATTCGTTCTTTCTACGGAAAAAATGCGCTCAAAAGCCCTGATTACGGTCGCATTGTGAATTTAAGACAATTTGATCGGCTTCAACAAATTTTAGTAGAGGAACGAGACACAATTACATATGGTGGCCGAACAGATCGTGATGACTTATATATTGAGCCAACCATTATTGAATATGTCAAGTGGTCAAGTCCGTCAATGCAAGATGAGCTTTTTGGACCGATTTTACCAGTTATGGTATACGATGATTTGCGTCTTGCTATTCATCAAATTCGTCAACTTCCCAAGCCTTTAGCGGCATATTTTTTCTCAGAACATGAAAAAGCGATTCAATACTTTTTAGATGAGTTGCCATTTGGTGGTGGCTGTATAAATGATACGGTAACTCATGTAGGAAATCAGCATTTGCCATTTGGAGGGGTTGGTCCTTCAGGGGTGAATGCATATCATGGCAAGGCAAGCTTTGAAAATTTTACACATCCAAAATCAATATTAAAAAAATCTTCAAAGCTGGAAACGAATGTTCTTTTTCCGCCATATAAACAAAAGGTTAAGCTTGTTCGTACGATCATGAAGTAAAAAAAGAAGGAGGTGTCTATCGACTTTAGACACCTCCTTCTTTTTAGTTTTCTGCTTGTGGCAGTTTTATTTTAATCGTTGTTCCGCAGTTAATTTTGCTTTCAATCGCAATAGTTCCACCATGTTCCTGAATAATCTTGTTTGTAATGAGCATACCAAGCCCAGTTCCTGTGGATTTAGTTGTATAAAAGGGCTCATAAATACGTTTAATCAATGCCTCTGACATTCCTACCCCATTATCTGTAATTGTCACCATATTCAAACCTTCAGCATCTTTAGCAATGTAAATAATAATTTCTCCATTTGCTGTATGCGCCTCAATCGCTTCAATGGCATTTTTAATAATATTGATGAATACTTGTTTTAGCTGATTTTCATTAGCAAGGATTCGATTATTATCACTGACGATGTGCATTGAAAAAGTGATGTTATGTTTTTGGAATTCAAGGTGAAACAATTGGCTAATGTTATTGATGACTTCATCAATTGATACAACTTTTAATTGTTCGACATGAGGTTTTGACAGCACTAAAAATTCGCCAATAATTAAGTTAATCCGCTCGATTTCAGATTGAATGATTTCCGTATAAGCGTAACATGTGGAGTCTTTTTCCGTACTCATCATTTGTACAAAACCAGAGATAACGGCCATAGGATTGCGGATTTCATGCGCCACCCCTGCAGCGATTTCACCTGCTAATTTAAGCTTTTCTGATTGTAGTAAAAGTTGTTCATTGACCTTTTTATAAGATATATCACGTGAAATAGCAGATACCGCAATCATTTTATTTGTACGATCATAAATAGGTGAAAGTGAAATTTCTACATCAAAAACCGTACCATCCTTTCGCATATCCTGTGTTTCTATCAGCTTAAAGCTTTTTCCTTCTAATAAACTTGCATAGCGTTGTTCCGCCTCTAAAACATTTTCTGGAGGAACGAGAGGGATGGATTTACCAACACATTCTGCTCTTGTCCAACCGTATACTTCTTCAAAGGCAGGGTTTACATCAATGATACGATTATCTAAACTAAAAACCGCGATGCAATCATTTGCATGCTGAAAAAATAAATGCAAATAGGCTTCTTGTGACAACAACTCTTGTTTTTTTTGTGAGTTTATTTCATTGAGTCTATACCAAAAATGTTGTAAATGGCGAGATTGAATCCAACCAATAATCGTAAGTAACAATACAACGAAAATAAAGGTTTCGATATACTGAGAATGCCCAATGGAATCAGTAGAAATACGGTGATAAAAAGATAGCGCTATAATTTCCAGTAAAGAAATAATACTAATAAGGGTATTTAGTTTTATCGATTGATAAATCGTTATTAATAATATAAAGAAAATAAAGGAAATAAAATTAGGTAAGGAAAAGCTAATGATATTAGGATATAGGATAGCCATATTCCCGGATATAATGATTACCCACTGCATTGCTACTGGTTTAATGTTAAAAACTTTTCCGGCTAATAACGGTAGAAACAAAATGAACATCATACCAATTAGTACCTCGAGGCTACTATAAATATTGAGCATAATGAGCACGCTATAGGCAAAAATCGCTGTCACATAAAATAGCAAAACAATTTCATTACGCATACGTAATAATTCCATTTGTTGCAAATTTAGCACCTCAATTTTTAGGATATTCTCATAATACATGATTCATTGTTGTCGATAAATGCCGATTTTTGATAAGATAGGGAAAATTCAGCTTGATTTTTCGAATGATAGCGTTTTCATTTAAAAAACGTTACAGGAGGCATTTCATTTCTAGGCGAATAAGTAGTAAAATAAATTCATTAGATTAGTGGGGGTATTCATATTGTTATTTTTTGTCGAAAAAACAAGAAATGATGAATGAGTGTTGAGATTGATTGGAGGACTATGAAATGTATGCAGAGGAATTGTTAAGTGCATTACCTTTGAAAAAAATAATTGGCGTGTTACCAGACCAAGTGACGGATATTGTGATTGATTCTCGAAGTGTGCAGCCGAACAGCATGTTTGTTTGTATTAAAGGGTACACAGTAGATGGCCATAATTATGCACAAAAAGCTGTTGAGGGTGGTGCAACAATTGTTGTTACGGAACGTGAACTACCATTAGCAGACGCAATTGCACAAGTTATTGTGAAGGATACAGATCGTGCAGTTGGTTTGTTGGCTGCTAAGTTTTTTGACTATCCTTCAAAGGATATGACAATGATTGGTGTAACAGGGACAAATGGTAAAACATCTGTAACAGGTATTATTCAAAATATAATGCACGGCATGGGCGAGAAATCTGCACTATCAGGTACTATAGGCTTTAATTTAAATGGTATTTTATATGAATCTGCAAATACTACGAGCGATGCATTATCGACACAACAAATGATTTTTCGTGCGAAAATGGAAGGCTGTCGTTTAATGACAATGGAGGTATCATCACATGGATTAGCACTTGGCCGTTTGGCAGGTGTCGATTATGATGTTGCTATTTTTACGAATCTTACACATGATCATCTTGATTTCCATGGTACGATGGAGGAATATGGGAATGCAAAAGGCTTATTATTCTCTCAACTTGGACAAGATTTAGAAAAAAATAAATTTGTGGTGTTAAATGCTGATGATGCTTGGTCAGAACGCTATGCTGCAATGACGCCATTCCCAGTATGGACTTACGGATTAAACAATGAGACAGCAGATTTTCGTGCCATAAACTGTGAATACCATGATTACATGACTTCATTCGATGTCATTATGCCTGAAGGGATCTTCCCTGTTAAAATGCATTTACTAGGTGAGTTCAATATTTACAATGTTCTTGCTGCGATGGTTGCTTTTTATGGCAGAGGCTATTCAATGGATACGATTATTGAACAAATAGAGCAACTACCACCAGTTAAAGGACGTATGGAAAAAGTCTGCTCCGATTTACCGGTGCAAATTTTTGTCGATTATGCACACACACCGGATGCGATTGAAAAGGCTATTGCAGCAGCTACGCCTTATAAAAAAGGTAAGCTTATTTTCTTAGTGGGTACAGGTGGTAATCGCGATAAATCAAAGCGTCCTGCAATGGCTGAAAAGGCATCAGCAGCAGATTATGTGATCTTAACGACAGATGATCCACGTTATGAGGATTACGATAGTATAACAGGTGATCTTGCAAAAGGAATGTTGCATAAAAATTATGCATGTATCGGAGATAGAGCAGAAGCAGTGCGACATGCAATAGAAGTAGCTGAACCTGGGGATATGATTATTTTTGCTGGTAAAGGCCATGAAGATTATCAAATTATTGAAAATACGAAATATCCACATAGTGATGCTGAAATTGCGATTAAGGCTGGACAATTGAAATTTGTATAAATTTACAATGGAACTTAGCTCAGTGCGACAACATTATGCTGTTTTTTTATAGCAATTCATTTATGGAAAACCTTTTAGCTGTGACTAAAGGGTTTTCTTTTTGGGGAATTCATGTAAAAAGGTTGTACGAAAGGCAAGACTTCTTTTATTATTAGTAGGTATGAAAAAAGGAGAATGAAGAGATGACTTCAAATTTAGAAAAAGATATATTAGCACGACGTACGTTCGCCATTATCAGTCACCCAGATGCTGGGAAAACGACGATCACGGAAAAGCTT
This DNA window, taken from Lysinibacillus sp. FSL M8-0337, encodes the following:
- a CDS encoding ATP-binding protein, whose protein sequence is MELLRMRNEIVLLFYVTAIFAYSVLIMLNIYSSLEVLIGMMFILFLPLLAGKVFNIKPVAMQWVIIISGNMAILYPNIISFSLPNFISFIFFILLITIYQSIKLNTLISIISLLEIIALSFYHRISTDSIGHSQYIETFIFVVLLLTIIGWIQSRHLQHFWYRLNEINSQKKQELLSQEAYLHLFFQHANDCIAVFSLDNRIIDVNPAFEEVYGWTRAECVGKSIPLVPPENVLEAEQRYASLLEGKSFKLIETQDMRKDGTVFDVEISLSPIYDRTNKMIAVSAISRDISYKKVNEQLLLQSEKLKLAGEIAAGVAHEIRNPMAVISGFVQMMSTEKDSTCYAYTEIIQSEIERINLIIGEFLVLSKPHVEQLKVVSIDEVINNISQLFHLEFQKHNITFSMHIVSDNNRILANENQLKQVFINIIKNAIEAIEAHTANGEIIIYIAKDAEGLNMVTITDNGVGMSEALIKRIYEPFYTTKSTGTGLGMLITNKIIQEHGGTIAIESKINCGTTIKIKLPQAEN
- the lpdA gene encoding dihydrolipoyl dehydrogenase, which produces MKQFDIAIIGAGPGGYVAAIHAAKSGMKVALVERDKVGGACYNVGCIPSKILLEHSKLVQEIQRGNDWGIETPALNVNFPRLMQRKNAVIQELLENIEHFIVSNHITFYRGEAMVAADLTVTVNQETFLAKDIILATGSKPFVPPFKGLESATYYTTDTFFDIEELPQQLTIIGGGVIAVEMAFSLAPLGTKVRMLNHSEDILQTEEPDARPIIREKMKKLGIELITDFQFEHFNGNEIHTSKGIYTYEHLLFATGRRPNTETAQQLGLDFDGRLIAVNKHYETSQPHIYAIGDLVGGYQLAHAASAEGIYVVDHILGAKRTLIDQELIPRCVYTHPEIATFGLLEDQVEQAYTVIKLPINTNSKALMEGNDEGFVKLIATKEEGYILGACVVADGATEMLNAILATKNAGGTVKVLADMIFPHPTVSEHIGDAAKAVFGKAIHQ
- a CDS encoding UDP-N-acetylmuramoyl-L-alanyl-D-glutamate--2,6-diaminopimelate ligase, translated to MYAEELLSALPLKKIIGVLPDQVTDIVIDSRSVQPNSMFVCIKGYTVDGHNYAQKAVEGGATIVVTERELPLADAIAQVIVKDTDRAVGLLAAKFFDYPSKDMTMIGVTGTNGKTSVTGIIQNIMHGMGEKSALSGTIGFNLNGILYESANTTSDALSTQQMIFRAKMEGCRLMTMEVSSHGLALGRLAGVDYDVAIFTNLTHDHLDFHGTMEEYGNAKGLLFSQLGQDLEKNKFVVLNADDAWSERYAAMTPFPVWTYGLNNETADFRAINCEYHDYMTSFDVIMPEGIFPVKMHLLGEFNIYNVLAAMVAFYGRGYSMDTIIEQIEQLPPVKGRMEKVCSDLPVQIFVDYAHTPDAIEKAIAAATPYKKGKLIFLVGTGGNRDKSKRPAMAEKASAADYVILTTDDPRYEDYDSITGDLAKGMLHKNYACIGDRAEAVRHAIEVAEPGDMIIFAGKGHEDYQIIENTKYPHSDAEIAIKAGQLKFV
- a CDS encoding aldehyde dehydrogenase, with amino-acid sequence MNFTPQDVENMITEQRQFYFSRATKDVKFRKEQLIKLKKTILKYEKEILNALYLDLRKSEFEAYATEIGIVLESISYMVKNLEEWMKPETVKTPIQLQMGKSFIVREPYGVTLIIGPFNYPFQLVIEPLIGAIIGGNTAIVKPSETSVHTANIVKKIIEETFEPSYIRVVEGEKEEVNALIHASFDYIFFTGSVAVGKVVAKVAAERLTPIALELGGKSPAIVDQTANLEVAAKRIAWGKFTNTGQTCVAPDYLLVHKDVYDRFMKLLKDTIRSFYGKNALKSPDYGRIVNLRQFDRLQQILVEERDTITYGGRTDRDDLYIEPTIIEYVKWSSPSMQDELFGPILPVMVYDDLRLAIHQIRQLPKPLAAYFFSEHEKAIQYFLDELPFGGGCINDTVTHVGNQHLPFGGVGPSGVNAYHGKASFENFTHPKSILKKSSKLETNVLFPPYKQKVKLVRTIMK
- the ssuE gene encoding NADPH-dependent FMN reductase, producing the protein MTNVVIINGSNTRNSRVTAIQEKVERFFTAHSVTIHTNYVHELPADALITANYANDDIIAENKKVEEADIVVVLTPIYKASYTGILKTYLDLLPQKALVGKTVLPIAVGGSIGHLLALEYALKPILAVLGATNIAHSVYIVDKQIIRLENGNFAIEDDANNRLEAELNKLQNIVAIN
- a CDS encoding polysaccharide deacetylase family protein, producing MKCIRKIIIFFVVLVCFFIATSDEAFATQATKFYESSNAKGVTVINYHSFGDYKEIANINITEKLFREQLKMLKDNGYTTITEEQLVAYLQGHGRIPEKSVFLTIDDGYESVYKIAYPILKEMGMQATLFVIANDVEIGFRKNVPMANWQQIKEMSDSGIIHIGNHTYDLHWRGKNDTAKHEAMILNQKKNGEPLTNEERRRYIQEDVTKAHQLIEKYTGKAPKSFAYPYGVYDRIAEKAVKEAGYTIDYSTQGGYNLFGQGTVHIKRIDSSNRVSANELKKILQKYLTQAEQQYYHRDIQVEAKVAANKVMLKAWLKSDMNKGKLHAKEARFELYKMVNGERQLQRNFGSYRVAASTNARAMSTEENISNYEAGGYSVKTILIKQDGSKEVFWINFNK